A region of Solanum dulcamara chromosome 7, daSolDulc1.2, whole genome shotgun sequence DNA encodes the following proteins:
- the LOC129894467 gene encoding vacuolar protein sorting-associated protein 29 yields MVLVLALGDLHIPHRAADLPAKFKSMLVPGKIQHVICTGNLCIKEVHDYLKTLCPDLHITRGEYDEEARYPETKTLTIGQFKLGLCHGHQVIPWGDLDSLAMLQRQLDVDILVTGHTHQFTAYKHEAGVVINPGSATGAYSSITYDVNPSFVLMDIDALRVVVYVYELIDGEVKVDKIDFKKTTTQGAN; encoded by the exons ATGGTGCTGGTTTTAGCCTTGGGAGATCTGCACATCCCGCATAGAGCTGCTGATCTTCCTGCAAAGTTTAAGTCTATGCTTGTTCCTGGAAAGATCCAACATGTAATCTGTACTGGTAACCTCTGCATTAAA GAGGTTCATGATTACTTGAAGACTCTTTGTCCTGACTTGCATATTACTAGAGGCGAGTATGACGAGGAGGCACGTTACCCTGAGACCAAGACTCTCACGATCGGTCAATTTAAGCTTGGATTATGCCATGGCCACCAG GTTATTCCATGGGGTGACTTGGACTCATTAGCCATGCTTCAAAGGCAATTGGACGTAGACATACTTGTGACTGGCCACACCCATCAGTTCACAGCATACAAACATGAAGCAGGGGTCGTTATAAATCCAGGATCTGCTACTGGTGCCTACAGTAGCATCACATATGATGTCAACCCTAGCTTTGTTCTCATGGACATTGATGCCTTGCGTGTTGTGGTCTATGTTTATGAACTCATTGATGGAGAAGTCAAAGTTGACAAGATTGATTTCAAGAAGACAACAACACAGGGTGCTAATTGA